In Persicimonas caeni, a single window of DNA contains:
- a CDS encoding class I SAM-dependent methyltransferase — protein MSQDQTAQSTGAHSANADTVPTGNTYDKYGSSNPVVRWMMREFKSSVWELLDYAGPEKLLDVGCGEGIMARAIVERYPSVEVTGIDLEDDELEAHWKGLEGDRLSFCTGVAESLPFDDDAFDTITSLEVLEHVQDPHASLAEMARVARRKLVLSVPREPLWRVLNMARGAYLRDLGNTPGHLNHWSRTGFVDFAAQYGRVIEVRSPLPWTVVLVDVTKL, from the coding sequence ATGAGCCAAGATCAAACAGCCCAATCGACGGGCGCGCACTCAGCCAACGCCGACACGGTGCCCACCGGCAACACCTACGACAAGTACGGCTCGTCGAACCCGGTCGTGCGCTGGATGATGCGCGAGTTCAAGTCCTCGGTGTGGGAGTTGCTCGACTACGCCGGGCCCGAAAAGCTGCTCGACGTCGGTTGCGGCGAGGGCATCATGGCCCGCGCGATCGTCGAGCGCTACCCGTCGGTCGAGGTGACCGGCATCGACCTGGAGGACGACGAACTCGAGGCGCACTGGAAGGGGCTGGAGGGCGATCGCCTCAGCTTCTGCACCGGCGTGGCCGAGTCGCTGCCCTTCGACGACGACGCTTTCGACACGATCACCTCCCTCGAGGTGCTCGAGCACGTCCAAGATCCGCACGCCTCTTTGGCCGAGATGGCCCGCGTCGCCCGGCGCAAGCTGGTGCTCAGCGTGCCCCGCGAGCCGCTGTGGCGCGTGCTCAACATGGCCCGCGGCGCCTACCTGCGCGACCTGGGCAACACGCCCGGCCACCTCAACCACTGGTCGCGCACCGGCTTCGTCGACTTCGCCGCCCAGTACGGCCGCGTCATCGAGGTGCGCTCGCCGCTTCCGTGGACCGTCGTCCTGGTCGACGTGACCAAATTGTGA